The following proteins are encoded in a genomic region of Periophthalmus magnuspinnatus isolate fPerMag1 chromosome 10, fPerMag1.2.pri, whole genome shotgun sequence:
- the LOC129456610 gene encoding protocadherin alpha-8-like: MADLEQWAHLWTLCFTLLCLWSGSAAQISYSILEEAEKGTTVGNITKDLKLNLQQLEITGLRITSARDKEYFDINRKSGILFVNERIDREELCPNAVKCVLNVEAIVNNPHGLHRIEIVILDINDNVPIFMEKEYTINMSELSYTGEKHPLPMAHDADEGTNSVKTYKLSPNEYFSLDVQDAGDQSVTAELVLQKTLDREKQSVIDLTLSAIDGAKPAKTGTVQLKIVLLDVNDNTPVFSKSLYKTQVVENAVIGTTLLTLTATDLDEGVNAQLVYAFADRRRFKSDENFAINTNTGVISVKGDIDYEKNQAFELRVEVQDKGVPPRLAHGKVLVEVIDVNDNAPEISVTSMMSPVKEDAEIGTAVAMITITDRDGGKNGLTDCKIVGAAPFKLNRNYKNYYSLLVDGPLDREAVSEYNISIVAADEGTPSLSSASVIQVKVADVNDNPPRFQEPVINIYVKENSQIGSVIYTITSSDLDSTDNAKVSYSLLNSGKNFIPASSVININSDTGDIVSLQTFNFEELKSFQFKVQATDSGVPPLSSNVTVNVFILDENDNSPTILAPYSEHGSVNSESIPYSAEAGYFVAKIRAVDADSGYNALLSYHLTEPKGNNLFRIGTSTGEIRTKRRMSDNDLKSHPLVVLVCDNGEPSLSATVSIDVVVVESTADIQTQFRHVPIKEDSFSDLNLYLLIAIVAVSVIFLLSLITLIAVRCHRTESSFSRYSAPMITTHPDGSWSYSKSTQQYDVCFSSDTLKSDVVVFPAPFPPVDAELISINGGDTFTRTQTLPSTEKVFHILN, from the coding sequence ATGGCGGATCTAGAACAATGGGCTCATCTATGGACGCTGTGCTTCACTCTGCTTTGTCTATGGAGCGGTTCTGCAGCACAGATATCTTATTCCATTTTAGAGGAGGCGGAGAAAGGGACCACGGTTGGAAACATCACTAAAGATTTAAAACTGAATTTACAGCAACTAGAAATAACGGGGCTTCGCATCACCTCTGCTCGTGATAAGGAGTATTTTGATATAAACAGGAAAAGTGGAATTCTTTTTGTCAACGAAAGAATAGACCGAGAAGAGCTTTGTCCCAATGCGGTAAAGTGCGTTTTGAATGTAGAAGCGATTGTAAATAATCCACATGGTTTACACAGGATTGAGATAGTTATTCTTGATATAAATGACAATGTTccaatatttatggaaaaagaATACACAATAAACATGTCAGAGTTGTCATATACTGGCGAAAAGCATCCTTTACCAATGGCCCATGACGCAGATGAAGGTACCAATTCAGTAAAGACGTATAAATTAAGCCCAAACGAGTATTTCTCGTTGGATGTGCAGGATGCTGGTGACCAAAGCGTCACCGCTGAGCTCGTGTTGCAGAAAACACTGGATCGAGAAAAACAGTCTGTAATTGACCTCACTTTGTCGGCTATAGATGGAGCAAAACCAGCTAAAACTGGAACTGTACAGCTGAAGATTGTTCTTTTAGATGTGAATGATAATACACCTGTTTTCAGTAAAAGCCTTTATAAAACCCAGGTTGTTGAAAATGCCGTTATCGGCACAACACTGTTAACTCTGACCGCTACAGATTTAGACGAAGGTGTTAATGCTCAGCTTGTGTACGCGTTTGCAGATAGAAGACGCTTTAAATCTGATGAAAATTTcgcaataaatacaaatactggCGTGATTTCAGTGAAAGGTGATATTGATTATGAAAAGAACCAAGCGTTTGAGCTTCGCGTTGAAGTGCAAGACAAAGGCGTCCCTCCGCGTCTTGCCCATGGGAAAGTTTTAGTCGAGGTTATAGATGTAAATGACAACGCTCCAGAAATTTCAGTTACTTCAATGATGAGTCCTGTGAAGGAAGATGCTGAAATAGGCACGGCTGTTGCCATGATAACTATTACTGACAGAGATGGAGGAAAAAACGGACTGACTGACTGTAAAATAGTGGGAGCGGCTCCATTTAAACTAAACCGTAACTATAAAAACTATTATTCCTTGTTGGTGGATGGTCCTCTGGATAGAGAGGCTGTGTCTGAGTATAACATTTCAATTGTAGCCGCAGACGAAGGGACGCCATCACTGTCCAGTGCCAGTGTCATTCAGGTGAAAGTTGCGGATGTTAATGACAACCCGCCACGCTTTCAGGAACCTGTGATCAATATTTATGTGAAAGAGAACAGTCAGATAGGCTCTGTCATTTACACAATCACGTCGTCAGATTTAGATTCAACTGACAACGCCAAAGTATCTTACAGTTTGTTAAATAGTGGTAAAAATTTTATTCCCGCATCATCAGTCATTAATATTAACTCAGACACAGGAGACATAGTGAGTCTCCAGACTTTTAACTTTGAGGAGCTGAAATCGTTTCAGTTTAAGGTCCAGGCCACAGACTCTGGTGTCCCTCCGCTCAGCAGCAACGTGACTGTGAACGTTTTTATTCTGGATGAAAATGACAATAGCCCCACGATCCTGGCGCCCTATTCTGAACACGGCTCTGTTAACAGTGAGAGCATCCCCTATTCCGCTGAAGCGGGCTACTTTGTGGCAAAGATCAGGGCTGTAGACGCAGACTCTGGCTACAACGCGCTGCTTTCTTATCACCTGACTGAGCCCAAAGGGAACAACCTGTTCCGAATCGGGACCAGCACCGGAGAGATCCGCACCAAGAGGAGGATGAgtgacaatgacctgaaaagtcACCCCTTGGTGGTGCTGGTGTGTGATAACGGAGAGCCCTCCCTGTCCGCCACTGTGTCTATTGATGTAGTGGTGGTGGAGAGCACAGCGGACATTCAGACTCAGTTCAGACATGTGCCCATAAAGGAGGACAGCTTCTCGGATTTAAACCTGTACCTGCTCATCGCCATTGTGGCGGTGTCAGTCATCTTTCTGCTCAGCCTCATCACGTTAATAGCAGTGAGATGTCACAGGACAGAGAGCTCTTTCAGCAGGTACAGCGCCCCCATGATCACCACCCACCCTGACGGGAGCTGGTCCTACTCCAAATCCACTCAGCAGTATGACGTGTGCTTCAGCTCAGACACACTCAAGAGCGACGTAGTGGTTTTCCCCGCCCCATTTCCTCCTGTAGATGCGGAACTGATCAGTATTAATGGAGGAGACACTTTCACCAGGACACAGACTTTACCCAGTACAGAGAaggtatttcatattttgaattaa
- the LOC129456609 gene encoding protocadherin alpha-3-like codes for MGRGVFAVTIWIFHFALLCFSGCARAQLSFNVAEEADKGTVVGNLAKDLNLNINILRNRELRILSDNLKKYFDVDLKTGELFVCDRIDREELCPRMEKCTLHIEAILTNPTQLHRLEVHVADLNDNAPFFREKSYIFNIFESSSTGERYLLPVANDPDWGINSIKNYRLSSNEYFSLDGGQQSESAELVLQKPLDREKVSTIHLTLTAFDGGRPSLSGSVGIVVHVIDTNDNAPIFSQPLYKAQIVENSQPHTSVLTVTATDLDEGTNSEVTYSFIERGDFNPSSLFSINPETGLITVEGNIDYEKNIAFDIRIQATDKGTPPKSVHGKVLIEVIDVNDNVPEIIVTPLLNPVREDAEAGTVVALVTVSDKDGGKNGVTVTSILGSVPFKLKVNYKSYYSLVVDGQLDRERLSHYKVTIVTTDEGAPPLSSNRLISVDISDVNDNAPHFSNSVLGVYIKENAPIGSIICTLSASDLDKDENAKITYSLFKNAHASYVSVNSETGDIVTLQSFNFEELKTFQFKVQATDSGVPPLSSNVTVNVFILDENDNSPTILAPYSEHGSVNSESIPYSAEAGYFVAKIRAVDADSGYNALLSYHLTEPKGNNLFRIGTSTGEIRTKRRMSDNDLKSHPLVVLVCDNGEPSLSATVSIDVVVVESTADIQTQFRHVPIKEDSFSDLNLYLLIAIVAVSVIFLLSLITLIAVRCHRTESSFSRYSAPMITTHPDGSWSYSKSTQQYDVCFSSDTLKSDVVVFPAPFPPVDAELISINGGDTFTRTQTLPSTEKVWLGI; via the coding sequence ATGGGGCGCGGTGTATTTGCAGTGAccatttggatatttcatttCGCACTGCTTTGTTTTTCTGGTTGTGCCCGCGCGCAGCTGTCGTTCAACGTCGCTGAGGAGGCGGACAAAGGGACGGTGGTGGGGAATCTGGCAAAAGATTTAAACctcaatataaacattttgcGAAACCGGGAGCTAAGGATTCTGTCTGATAATTTGAAGAAATATTTTGACGTGGATTTAAAAACTGGGGAGTTGTTTGTGTGCGACAGGATTGATCGTGAAGAGCTTTGTCCACGCATGGAAAAATGCACGCTCCACATAGAAGCCATTCTGACGAATCCGACACAGCTGCATCGTCTAGAAGTCCACGTTGCTGACTTAAATGACAACGCACCGTTCTTCCGCgagaaaagttatatttttaatatttttgaatcATCCTCGACGGGAGAGAGGTATCTACTCCCGGTGGCAAATGACCCAGACTGGGGCATTAATTCCATAAAGAACTATAGACTaagttcaaatgagtatttctCACTAGATGGAGGACAACAAAGTGAGTCTGCAGAGCTTGTGCTACAGAAGCCATTAGACAGGGAGAAAGTATCAACTATTCATCTTACTTTGACTGCGTTTGACGGAGGGAGACCTTCTTTGTCAGGGTCAGTGGGCATAGTAGTACATGTCATAGACACTAACGACAATGCTCCCATATTCAGTCAACCTCTGTATAAAGCACAGATCGTTGAAAACTCACAACCTCATACATCTGTGCTGACCGTTACTGCCACAGATTTAGATGAAGGAACGAACAGTGAGGTCACGTATTCATTTATAGAAAGGGGGGATTTCAACCCATCGTCTTTGTTCTCAATTAACCCGGAAACTGGACTGATTACAGTAGAGGGAAATATAGACTATGAAAAAAACATCGCGTTTGATATTCGTATTCAAGCCACCGATAAAGGCACGCCCCCCAAAAGTGTACACGGTAAAGTACTGATAGAAGTGATTGATGTTAATGACAATGTGCCGGAGATCATAGTGACTCCCCTTTTAAATCCAGTGAGAGAGGACGCGGAGGCCGGGACAGTTGTAGCACTTGTTACGGTTTCAGACAAAGATGGAGGTAAAAATGGAGTCACTGTTACTTCTATTCTAGGCTCAGTGCCCTTTAAACTCAAAGTGAATTATAAGAGTTATTATTCTTTGGTTGTGGATGGGCAACTGGACAGAGAAAGACTTTCTCACTATAAAGTTACGATTGTTACCACTGATGAAGGCGCACCCCCTTTATCTAGTAACAGGCTAATATCTGTAGATATTTCTGACGTGAATGACAATGCACCACACTTTTCAAACTCAGTCCTTGGAGTATATATCAAAGAAAATGCTCCGATAGGATCAATAATTTGCACTCTCAGTGCTTCAGATCTTGATAAAGACGAAAATGCCAAAATCACATACTCATTATTCAAAAATGCTCATGCGTCATATGTAAGCGTCAACTCTGAGACAGGAGACATAGTCACGCTACAGTCTTTTAACTTTGAGGAGCTCAAAACGTTTCAGTTTAAGGTTCAGGCCACAGACTCTGGTGTCCCTCCACTCAGCAGCAACGTGACTGTGAACGTTTTTATTCTGGATGAAAATGACAATAGCCCCACGATCCTGGCGCCCTATTCTGAGCACGGCTCCGTTAACAGTGAGAGCATCCCCTACTCCGCTGAAGCGGGCTACTTTGTGGCAAAGATCAGGGCTGTAGACGCAGACTCTGGCTACAACGCGCTGCTTTCTTATCACCTGACTGAGCCCAAAGGGAACAACCTGTTCCGGATCGGGACCAGCACCGGAGAGATCCGCACCAAGAGGAGGATGAgtgacaatgacctgaaaagtcACCCCTTGGTGGTGCTGGTGTGTGATAACGGAGAGCCCTCCCTGTCCGCCACTGTGTCTATTGATGTAGTGGTGGTGGAGAGCACAGCGGACATTCAGACTCAGTTCAGACATGTGCCCATAAAGGAGGACAGCTTCTCGGATTTAAACCTGTACCTGCTCATCGCCATTGTGGCGGTGTCAGTCATCTTTCTGCTCAGTCTCATCACGTTAATAGCAGTGAGATGTCACAGGACAGAGAGCTCTTTCAGCAGGTACAGCGCCCCCATGATCACCACCCACCCTGACGGGAGCTGGTCCTACTCCAAATCCACTCAGCAGTATGACGTGTGCTTCAGCTCAGACACACTCAAGAGCGACGTAGTGGTTTTCCCCGCCCCGTTTCCTCCTGTAGATGCGGAACTGATCAGTATTAATGGAGGAGACACTTTCACCAGGACACAGACTTTACCCAGTACAGAGAAGGTATGGCTTGGAATATGA
- the LOC117377979 gene encoding protocadherin alpha-2-like, translating to MADLEQWAHLWTLCFTLLCLWSGSAAQISYSILEEAEKGTTVGNITKDLKLNLQQLEITGLRITSARDKEYFGINRKSGILFVNERIDREELCPNAVKCVLNVEAIVNNPHGLHRIEIVILDINDHVPKFTQDIYTINMSELSYVGEKHPLPAAHDADEGTNSVKTYKLSPNEYFSLDVQDAGDQSVNAELVLQKTLDREKQSVIDLTLSAIDGAKPAKTGTVQLTVNVLDVNDNSPVFSKSLYKTQVVENAVMGTSLLTLTAKDLDEGLNAQLAYSFVESERLSPGDKFIINPNTGEITVKGDIDYEENQAYEIRVQVRDKGVPPRLAHGKVLVEVIDVNDNAPEISVTSMMSPVKEDAEIGTAVAMITITDRDGGKNGLTDCKIVGAAPFKLNRNYKNYYSLLVDGPLDREAVSEYNISIVAADEGTPSLSSASVIQVKVADVNDNPPRFQEPVINIYVKENSQIGSFIYTLTSSDLDSTDNAKVSYSLLNSGKNNVPASSVININSDTGDIVSLQTFNFEELKTFQFKVQATDSGVPPLSSNVTVNVFILDENDNSPTILAPYSEHGSVNSESIPYSAEAGYFVAKIRAVDADSGYNALLSYHLTEPKGNNLFRIGTSTGEIRTKRRMSDNDLKSHPLVVLVCDNGEPSLSATVSIDVVVVESTADIQTQFRHVPIKEDSFSDLNLYLLIAIVAVSVIFLLSLITLIAVRCHRTESSFSRYSAPMITTHPDGSWSYSKSTQQYDVCFSSDTLKSDVVVFPAPFPPVDAELISINGGDTFTRTQTLPSTEKV from the coding sequence ATGGCGGATCTAGAACAATGGGCTCATCTATGGACACTGTGCTTCACTCTGCTTTGTCTATGGAGCGGTTCTGCAGCACAGATATCTTATTCCATTTTAGAGGAGGCGGAGAAAGGGACCACGGTTGGAAATATCACGAAAGATTTAAAACTGAATTTACAGCAACTAGAAATAACGGGGCTTCGCATCACCTCTGCTCGTGATAAGGAGTATTTTGGTATAAACAGGAAAAGTGGAATTCTTTTTGTCAACGAAAGAATAGACCGAGAAGAGCTTTGTCCCAATGCGGTAAAGTGCGTTTTGAATGTAGAAGCGATTGTAAATAATCCACATGGTTTACACAGGATTGAGATAGTTATTCTTGACATTAACGACCATGTTCCCAAATTTACGCAAGACATATATACAATAAACATGTCAGAGTTGTCATATGTGGGCGAAAAGCATCCTTTACCAGCTGCTCATGACGCAGATGAAGGTACCAATTCAGTAAAGACGTATAAATTAAGCCCAAACGAGTATTTCTCGTTGGATGTGCAGGATGCTGGTGACCAAAGCGTCAACGCTGAGCTCGTGTTGCAGAAAACACTGGATCGAGAAAAACAGTCTGTAATTGACCTCACTTTGTCGGCTATAGATGGAGCAAAACCAGCTAAAACCGGAACAGTCCAGCTGACGGTAAATGTCTTGGATGTGAATGATAATTCACCTGTGTTTAGTAAAAGCCTTTATAAAACCCAGGTTGTTGAAAATGCCGTTATGGGCACATCACTGTTAACTCTGACCGCTAAAGATTTAGACGAAGGCCTTAATGCTCAGCTTGCGTACTCATTTGTAGAGAGTGAGCGATTGAGCCCTGGTGATAAATTCATAATAAATCCAAATACTGGTGAGATTACAGTCAAAGGTGATATTGATTATGAGGAGAACCAAGCGTATGAGATCCGTGTTCAGGTGCGAGACAAAGGCGTGCCTCCGCGTCTTGCTCATGGGAAAGTTTTAGTCGAGGTTATAGATGTAAATGACAACGCTCCAGAAATTTCAGTTACTTCAATGATGAGTCCTGTGAAGGAAGATGCTGAAATAGGCACGGCTGTTGCCATGATAACTATTACTGACAGAGATGGAGGAAAAAATGGACTGACTGATTGTAAAATAGTGGGAGCTGCTCCATTTAAACTAAACCGTAACTATAAAAACTATTATTCCTTGTTGGTGGATGGTCCTCTGGATAGAGAGGCTGTGTCTGAGTATAACATTTCAATTGTAGCCGCAGACGAAGGGACGCCATCACTGTCCAGTGCCAGTGTCATTCAGGTGAAAGTTGCGGATGTTAATGACAACCCGCCACGCTTTCAGGAACCTGTGATCAATATTTATGTGAAAGAGAACAGTCAGATAGGCTCTTTCATTTACACGCTCACGTCGTCAGATTTAGATTCAACTGACAACGCCAAAGTATCTTACAGTTTGTTAAATAGTGGTAAAAATAATGTCCCCGCATCATCAGTCATAAATATTAACTCAGACACAGGAGACATAGTGAGTCTCCAGACTTTTAACTTTGAGGAGCTGAAAACGTTTCAGTTTAAGGTCCAGGCCACAGACTCTGGTGTCCCTCCGCTCAGCAGCAACGTGACTGTGAACGTTTTTATTCTGGATGAAAATGACAATAGCCCCACGATCCTGGCGCCCTATTCTGAGCACGGCTCTGTTAACAGTGAGAGCATCCCCTATTCCGCTGAAGCGGGCTACTTTGTGGCAAAGATCAGGGCTGTAGACGCAGACTCTGGGTACAACGCGCTGCTTTCTTATCACCTGACTGAGCCCAAAGGGAACAACCTGTTCCGGATCGGGACCAGCACCGGAGAGATCCGCACCAAGAGGAGGATGAgtgacaatgacctgaaaagtcACCCCTTGGTGGTGCTGGTGTGTGATAACGGAGAGCCCTCCCTGTCCGCCACTGTGTCTATTGATGTAGTGGTGGTGGAGAGCACAGCGGACATTCAGACTCAGTTCAGACATGTGCCCATAAAGGAGGACAGCTTCTCGGATTTAAACCTGTACCTGCTCATCGCCATTGTGGCGGTGTCAGTCATCTTTCTGCTCAGCCTCATCACGTTAATAGCAGTGAGATGTCACAGGACAGAGAGCTCTTTCAGCAGGTACAGCGCCCCCATGATCACCACCCACCCTGACGGGAGCTGGTCCTATTCCAAATCCACTCAGCAGTATGACGTGTGCTTCAGCTCAGACACACTCAAGAGCGACGTAGTGGTTTTCCCCGCCCCGTTTCCTCCTGTAGATGCGGAACTGATCAGTATTAATGGAGGAGACACTTTCACCAGGACACAGACTTTACCCAGTACAGAGAAGGTATGA